In Apium graveolens cultivar Ventura chromosome 10, ASM990537v1, whole genome shotgun sequence, the following are encoded in one genomic region:
- the LOC141692637 gene encoding F-box protein At5g51370-like, with the protein MPSSPRKNPFPLLKNPLKNVFHKMRLHSRSNSVTPPTEFDETHVLNPVYNPGFTRVSSGPDCTCLISDENLLCILSKVDEKQLGLCGLVCKRWEKLSGKLVRSLKLLDWEFLDSGRLIYRFPNLIDVDVVRACVRSGHSSGIVLSSRFVSVDLNSGVLNDGFVRKLDLLDSRVVDQGIRVLVEGCLSLRKLVLVNVSEEGLSCVADGCKTLQELELYCCCDFVLIGISKCQNLQILKLVGCIDGFYDSVVSDIGLTILAQGCRRLVQLELVGCEGSFDGIKAVGQCCQMLEELTLCDHRMDGGWLAALSYCGNLKTLKLQSCKSIDSSPGPDEHLSYCPTLEELHLQHCQLRDKQGVRALFIACQTVRDLVIEDCWGLDNVTFGYASICRRVRLLSLEGCSLLTMDGLDPVVFSWKELNRLKVISCNKIKDGETTIELATLFSSLKELMWRPDCRSILLSGLAGTGVGQRGGRSFSRK; encoded by the exons ATGCCATCTTCGCCAAGAAAAAACCCATTTCCTTTATTAAAGAACCCTCTGAAAAATGTGTTTCACAAGATGCGTCTTCACTCTCGGTCGAATTCAGTCACTCCTCCTACCGAATTTGATGAAACCCATGTCTTGAATCCAGTTTATAATCCGGGTTTTACCCGGGTTTCTTCAGGACCCGATTGTACTTGTTTGATTTCTGATGAGAATTTGCTTTGTATTTTGTCTAAAGTTGATGAAAAGCAGTTGGGTTTGTGTGGTTTAGTTTGTAAAAGATGGGAAAAGCTTAGTGGGAAGTTGGTTAGGAGTCTTAAGTTGTTGGATTGGGAGTTTCTTGATTCGGGTCGATTAATTTATCGATTTCCTAATTTGATTGATGTTGATGTTGTTAGAGCCTGTGTAAGAAGTGGTCATAGTAGTGGGATTGTGTTAAGTAGTAGATTTGTGTCGGTGGACTTGAATTCAGGTGTTTTGAATGATGGGTTTGTTAGGAAATTGGATTTGTTGGATTCACGGGTGGTTGATCAGGGGATTCGTGTGCTTGTCGAAGGGTGTTTGAGTTTACGCAAACTTGTTTTGGTTAATGTGAGTGAAGAAGGGTTGAGTTGTGTTGCGGACGGTTGTAAGACTTTGCAGGAATTGGAGTTGTATTGTTGTTGTGATTTTGTGTTGATAGGGATTTCCAAGTGTCAGAATTTGCAGATTTTGAAGTTAGTTGGTTGTATTGATGGGTTTTATGATTCTGTTGTTTCGGATATTGGGTTGACGATATTGGCACAGGGGTGTAGAAGGTTGGTGCAGCTTGAGTTGGTTGGTTGTGAGGGAAGTTTTGATGGGATTAAAGCTGTTGGGCAGTGTTGTCAAATGCTCGAGGAGCTGACACTCTGTGACCATagaatggatggtggatggttAGCGGCCCTGTCGTATTGTGGTAATTTGAAAACTCTGAAACTTCAGTCTTGTAAAAGTATTGATTCGTCTCCAGGTCCTGATGAGCATCTTAGTTATTGTCCAACTCTCGAAGAATTGCATTTGCAACACTGTCAGTTGAGGGATAAGCAAGGTGTTAGAGCATTGTTCATAGCTTGTCAGACTGTTAGAGATCTTGTTATTGAGGATTGTTGGGGATTGGATAACGTAACATTTGGATATGCTAGCATATGCAG GAGAGTAAGACTTCTTTCTTTGGAAGGATGCTCATTACTTACAATGGACGGTTTAGACCCTGTAGTTTTTTCCTGGAAAGAGCTTAATAGGCTCAAAGTAATTTCTTGTAACAAAATTAAAGATGGCGAAACAACAATAGAACTAGCAACATTGTTTTCTTCTTTGAAAGAGCTGATGTGGCGACCAGATTGTAGATCTATATTGTTATCAGGTCTTGCGGGAACTGGAGTTGGACAGAGAGGCGGTAGATCATTCAGTCGGAAGTAA